In Necator americanus strain Aroian chromosome IV, whole genome shotgun sequence, the following proteins share a genomic window:
- a CDS encoding hypothetical protein (NECATOR_CHRIV.G17014.T1): MQPLFLLGVIGLVAAQYFPDPKLTKQQFEEKMKNWAEKNGKKTQYEDYKKKVEKEKKELEEGLKEVSRYFRKVRETEKNESPTYKEFANKIKDLFSKLTKKQKGAVRFLECLFAPSSSKSCVSKPIGPAPFGPGPIGPAPFGPGPIGPAPFVPGPIGPIPFAPAPYGPFYPPCTGLFC, from the exons ATGCAACCACTATTCTTGTTAGGAGTTATCGGACTCGTTGCTGCGCAATACTTTCCG GATCCCAAGCTCACCAAACAAcagttcgaagaaaaaatgaagaactgggcggaaaaaaatggaaagaag ACACAGTACGAAGATTACaagaaaaaggtggaaaaagagaagaaggaactCGAGGAAGGACTTAAAGAAGTGTCCAGATACTTTAGGAAGGTTAGGGagacggaaaaaaatgag TCGCCTACTTATAAAGAATTCGCGAATAAGATAAAGGACCTCTTCTCTAAACtgacaaagaaacaaaaaggagCTGTACGATTCCTGGAATGCTTATTCGCTCCATCAAGTTCCAAAAGTTGTGTTTCCAAACCAATAGGACCCGCACCATTCGGACCTGGACCAATAGGACCCGCACCATTCGGACCTGGGCCAATAGGACCCGCACCATTCGTACCTGGACCAATTGGACCCATACCGTTCGCACCAGCGCCATATGGACCATTCTATCCTCCATGTACGGGACTGTTTTgttaa
- a CDS encoding hypothetical protein (NECATOR_CHRIV.G17013.T3), whose translation MGVLHTLDLENFKSYKGKQVIGPFKRFTAIIGPNGSGKSNLMDAISFVLGEKATSLRVKKLGDLIHGAPVGKPVSNRCSVTLNYKEDDGRMRSFTRSVTNAGSEFRVDGKVVTVQQYNHEMESIQIFIKAKNFLVYQGQIESIAMKNPKERTALFEEISRSCELQAEYDRLKVELQKAEDDAQQNMNKRRGIAQEKREAKLERDEAEKYQHMKDDLAAKQRLLYLLELFYCERHGKEAQDDLAQKKTQVEELEAKKSECDELVNEKQKLVKKAQRDTHKLEKEISDKEREIALQRPLYVQVKQEVLHVNTKLETSKKTLNAVQKLAEKNDEQVHVLENNAKELERKKAECEAELESQSQELDLHLNEQQINEYMLLKREVGKKSGLIDMQLNSKRQEQETDRSSKVNEERRMKTWQEKIKNKKQEIERLRKQIDYLTENAEQQKLVLHEEKAHLVTMEKQVKESKEKLEKVSAELSEVNKQLSDASGDSAESERVRRRNEAIENLKRVFPEKIHGRLVDLCQPSHKRFNLAVTKVLQKHMMSIVCDSEETARDAIMYLKEQRYPPETFLPHHGLDVHPINEKLRELSHPKGVKLVYDVIQCNHPAARKALQFACGNALICETAEDARTLAYGSAGGDRYKAVALDGTMFQQSGVIGGGSHELKMRAKKWDENALRQLRERRAQLQDESNTLHRTRRKELDVEMQRNKLTSVEYRLKNMQLERTKCETDTLNKLTFELESLESELSVIPPKIEEIEERMVEREREIKKLEGKSHAVADEVFGSFCKKVGIKNIREYEEREMRFHQERVDRMREFDNELDRVRNEIEYLRSEDKNKKVKQETDKVKHLEKELETLKKKEAKEGKVLTRLEKEMDDMKIAAMDRKTEQEAYEGELAAAKKEAQAAQRDVTSAEKAVLALESVVSRKHADRHALLKSAKINQIQIPLTSGSLAEVDAEDEEETDGSQPSNSNNLSQEQIERELMIKVNYRQLPESLKELKDEEEVKRHVDRMNKEINDAQATLSRLNAPNLKASQRMEEVKEREAETTEECEMARKKARKIRGYFEKVKTERYRKFMECFEPVSQKIDEIYKALSRNASAQAFLGADNMEEPYLEGIQYNCVAPGKRFRPMDNLSGGEKTVAALALLFAMHARNPSPFFVLDEIDAALDNTNIGKVSSFICESARNDMQIIIISLKEEFYNKADALIGIYPEAAACSTSGVLTFDLTPYKQTDMSIYWLKNFVGIRQSDFELLRVPTPRTEFCIHVTMRSIQTGALLGSVLAPLAAVCFDNKDMSSKKLTEKFVNGGTNGAVIGAVMGPFLTYLALRDMSSVRLYDKCYRLRFDKQQLWQHRACVVSAALGYLNNGSLGFVVGLDLALLASNILGKIW comes from the exons ATGGGTGTGCTACACACGTTAGACTTGGAGAATTTCAAATCGTACAAGGGGAAACAAGTGATTGGTCCGTTCAAAAGATTCACAGCAATAATCGGCCCAAATGGATCAG GAAAGTCAAATCTTATGGACGCAATCAGTTTTGTGCTGGGAGAAAAAGCAACGAGTCTTCGTGTTAAAAAGTTGGGA GATCTCATTCATGGAGCACCTGTAGGAAAACCTGTGTCTAACCGTTGTTCTGTAACACTTAACTACAAGGAAGATGACGGTCGCATGCGATCTTTTACTCGTTCGGTTACTAACGCTGGTTCTGAATTTCGTGTAGACGGAAAG gttgtCACTGTTCAACAGTATAACCATGAAATGGAgtcaattcaaatttttatcaaGGCTAAAAACTTTCTCGTCTATCAG GGCCAAATAGAATCGATTGCGATGAAAAATCCCAAGGAGCGCACAGCGCTGttcgaagaaatttcaag ATCGTGTGAGCTACAAGCTGAGTATGATCGGTTGAAAGTAGAACTTCAAAAAGCTGAAGATGATGCTCAACAGAACATGAACAAGCGTAGAGGTATTGCacaagagaagagagaagCCAAACTTGAGAGAGATGAAGCCGAAAAGTACCAGCATATGAAAGACGACTTG GCTGCCAAACAAAGATTGCTGTATTTACTGGAATTGTTCTATTGTGAACGTCATGGGAAGGAAGCCCAAGATGATTTAGCCCAGAAGAAAACACAGGTTGAAGAACTTGAAGCTAAAAAG AGTGAGTGCGATGAACTGGTGAATGAGAAACAGAAATTAGTTAAGAAGGCACAACGTGATACTCATAAACTAGAGAAGGAAATCAGCGATAAG GAAAGAGAAATAGCTCTTCAACGTCCCTTGTATGTACAAGTAAAACAGGAAGTACTTCATGTAAATACAAAGTTGGAGACGAGCAAGAAAACGCTAAATGCTGTTCAGAAACTTGCAGAGAAAAATGATGAGCAAGTGCATGTACTGGAAAATAATGCCAA agaactagaaagaaagaaggcagAATGCGAAGCTGAGCTTGAATCTCAGAGTCAGGAGCTTGATTTGCACCTAAACGAGCAACAG ATCAATGAGTATATGCTATTGAAACGTGAGGTGGGGAAAAAATCTGGTCTCATCGATATGCAGCTCAATTCCAAGAGACAAGAGCAGGAGACAGATAGAAG TTCAAAAGTGAACGAAGAGCGTCGTATGAAAACATGGCAGGAGAAAATCAAGAACAAGAAACAGGAAATTGAGCGCCTAAGGAAGCAG ATTGATTATCTTACCGAAAACGCTGAGCAACAAAAGCTTGTACTTCATGAAGAGAAGGCGCATTTGGTGACTATGGAGAAGCAAGTCAAGGAAAGCAAGGAGAAGCTAGAAAAG GTGTCTGCTGAGCTATCCGAAGTCAATAAGCAGCTTTCTGACGCATCAGGTGACTCTGCAGAATCTGAGCGTGTGCGACGGCGTAACGAAGCAATTGAGAATCTCAAAAGAGTATTTCCGGAAAAG ATTCATGGACGTCTCGTGGATCTGTGTCAACCAAGTCACAAGCGATTCAACCTGGCTGTAACGAAAGTCTTACAAAAACATATGATGAGCATTGTTTGCGACTCAGAAGAAACTGCGAGGGATGCTATAATGTATTTAAAG GAGCAACGTTATCCCCCAGAAACGTTCCTACCTCATCACGGCCTTGATGTCCATCCAATCAACGAGAAATTGCGTGAATTGTCTCATCCAAAAGGAGTGAAATTGGTCTACGATGTTATCCAG TGTAATCATCCTGCTGCGAGAAAGGCTCTTCAATTCGCCTGTGGAAATGCACTTATTTGTGAAACAGCAGAGGATGCAAGAACCCTTGCTTACGGTAGTGCTGGAGGTGATAGGTACAAGGCAGTAGCGCTGGATGGAACGATGTTCCAGCAAAGTGGTGTCATCGGAGGTGGTAGTCATGAACTTAAAATGAGAGCTAAGAAATGGGACGAAAACGCGTTAAG GCAATTACGTGAGAGACGTGCTCAGCTACAGGACGAAAGCAACACTTTGCACAGGACAAGGCGAAAAGAGCTTGACGTAGAAATGCAGAG GAATAAGCTGACGTCTGTCGAGTACCGTCTCAAGAACATGCAGTTGGAAAGGACAAAATGTGAAACCGATACTCTCAACAAACTTACCTTTGAGCTAGAATCGTTGGAATCTGAGCTCAGTGTGATTCCA CCCAAAATCGAGGAAATTGAGGAGCGCATGGTAGAAAGGgaaagagaaatcaaaaagCTTGAAGGAAAGAGTCACGCTGTTGCAGATGAG GTGTTTGGTTCTTTCTGTAAGAAGGTAGGAATCAAGAATATTCGCGAATATgaggaaagagaaatgag GTTTCACCAAGAAAGAGTTGATCGTATGCGCGAGTTTGACAACGAGCTGGATCGCGTtcgtaatgaaattgaataTTTGCGCTCAgaggacaaaaataaaaaggttaAACAGGAGACGGACAAA GTAAAACACCTCGAAAAAGAATTGGAGAcgctaaagaaaaaagaagcgaaggaAGGGAAAGTGTTGACGCGTTTGGAGAAAGAGATGGACGACATGAAAATCGCTGCCATGGATAGGAAAACTGAGCAAGAAGCTTATGAAGGAGAACTTGCGGCTGCAAAGAAAGAGGCTCAG GCTGCGCAACGAGATGTCACCAGTGCTGAAAAAGCAGTGCTGGCACTCGAAAGTGTTGTCAGCAGAAAACATGCAGATAGGCATGCCCTGTTGAAATCGGCGAAGATCAACCAAATCCAGATTCCACTGACGTCGGGTAGCTTGGCAGAAGTGGACGCTGAGGATGAGGAAG AAACTGATGGTTCCCAACCATCAAACTCCAACAATCTCTCTCAAGAGCAAATTGAACGCGAATTAATGATCAAAGTGAACTACCGACAACTGCCTGAAAGCCTGAAGGAG CtcaaagatgaagaagaagttaaAAGACATGTTGACCGAATGAACAAGGAAATAAATGATGCTCAAGCGACCTTATCTCGATTAAATGCACCGAATTTGAAGGCTAGCCAACG GATGGAGGAGGTAAAAGAGCGTGAAGCGGAAACTACGGAAGAATGCGAAATGGCCCGCAAAAAGGCTCGAAAGATCCGTGGATACTTTGAGAAAGTGAAGACCGAACGTTACCGCAAATTTATGGAGTGCTTTGAACCAGTTAGTCAGAAAATTGACGAGATCTATAAG GCCCTTTCGCGAAATGCTAGTGCCCAAGCTTTTCTTGGTGCGGATAATATGGAAGAGCCTTATTTGGAGGGTATTCAG TACAACTGCGTGGCACCTGGAAAGCGATTCCGACCCATGGATAACCTTTCCGGAGGAGAGAAGACTGTAGCGGCTTTGGCTCTTCTTTTTGCGATGCACGCTCGCAATCCATCTCCGTTTTTTGTACTCGATGAAATTGACGCTGCTCTTGACAACACAAATATTGGAAAG GTTTCTTCCTTCATTTGTGAATCGGCGCGAAATGACATGCAGATCATCATCATTTCGTTGAAAGAAGAGTTCTACAACAAG GCTGATGCGCTAATTGGAATATATCCTGAGGCAGCAGCATGTTCAACCTCCGGTGTCCTCACGTTTGATTTAACACCGTACAAGCAGACTG ATATGAGTATATATTGgctcaaaaattttgttggtATACGTCAATCGGATTTTGAGCTGTTACGAGTGCCGACGCCGAGAACGGAATTCTGCATTCATGTCACTATGAGGAGTATTCAG ACTGGTGCTTTGCTTGGTTCAGTTCTGGCTCCGCTTGCGGCCGTATGCTTTGACAACAAGGATATGAGTTCTAAGAAGCTCAC TGAGAAATTCGTGAATGGTGGAACAAATGGTGCTGTAATTGGAGCAGTTATGGGTCCATTCCTGACGTACCTCGCTCTACGCGATATGAGTAGCGTGCGGTTGTATGACAAATGTTATCGATTGAG GTTTGACAAGCAACAACTGTGGCAGCATCGAGCCTGCGTGGTATCGGCAGCCCTAGGTTATTTGAACAACGGATCATTGGGATTTGTTGTAGGATTAGATCTTGCCCTACTTGCGAGCAatattttgggaaaaatttgGTAA
- a CDS encoding hypothetical protein (NECATOR_CHRIV.G17014.T2) yields MQPLFLLGVIGLVAAQYFPFPNPPLFPIPPHALGELHAIWNDPKLTKQQFEEKMKNWAEKNGKKTQYEDYKKKVEKEKKELEEGLKEVSRYFRKVRETEKNESPTYKEFANKIKDLFSKLTKKQKGAVRFLECLFAPSSSKSCVSKPIGPAPFGPGPIGPAPFGPGPIGPAPFVPGPIGPIPFAPAPYGPFYPPCTGLFC; encoded by the exons ATGCAACCACTATTCTTGTTAGGAGTTATCGGACTCGTTGCTGCGCAATACTTTCCG TTCCCAAATCCACCTCTGTTCCCGATTCCACCACACGCGTTAGGTGAACTACACGCAATATGGAAC GATCCCAAGCTCACCAAACAAcagttcgaagaaaaaatgaagaactgggcggaaaaaaatggaaagaag ACACAGTACGAAGATTACaagaaaaaggtggaaaaagagaagaaggaactCGAGGAAGGACTTAAAGAAGTGTCCAGATACTTTAGGAAGGTTAGGGagacggaaaaaaatgag TCGCCTACTTATAAAGAATTCGCGAATAAGATAAAGGACCTCTTCTCTAAACtgacaaagaaacaaaaaggagCTGTACGATTCCTGGAATGCTTATTCGCTCCATCAAGTTCCAAAAGTTGTGTTTCCAAACCAATAGGACCCGCACCATTCGGACCTGGACCAATAGGACCCGCACCATTCGGACCTGGGCCAATAGGACCCGCACCATTCGTACCTGGACCAATTGGACCCATACCGTTCGCACCAGCGCCATATGGACCATTCTATCCTCCATGTACGGGACTGTTTTgttaa
- a CDS encoding hypothetical protein (NECATOR_CHRIV.G17013.T2), which produces MSIYWLKNFVGIRQSDFELLRVPTPRTEFCIHVTMRSIQTGALLGSVLAPLAAVCFDNKDMSSKKLTEKFVNGGTNGAVIGAVMGPFLTYLALRDMSSVRLYDKCYRLRFDKQQLWQHRACVVSAALGYLNNGSLGFVVGLDLALLASNILGKIW; this is translated from the exons ATGAGTATATATTGgctcaaaaattttgttggtATACGTCAATCGGATTTTGAGCTGTTACGAGTGCCGACGCCGAGAACGGAATTCTGCATTCATGTCACTATGAGGAGTATTCAG ACTGGTGCTTTGCTTGGTTCAGTTCTGGCTCCGCTTGCGGCCGTATGCTTTGACAACAAGGATATGAGTTCTAAGAAGCTCAC TGAGAAATTCGTGAATGGTGGAACAAATGGTGCTGTAATTGGAGCAGTTATGGGTCCATTCCTGACGTACCTCGCTCTACGCGATATGAGTAGCGTGCGGTTGTATGACAAATGTTATCGATTGAG GTTTGACAAGCAACAACTGTGGCAGCATCGAGCCTGCGTGGTATCGGCAGCCCTAGGTTATTTGAACAACGGATCATTGGGATTTGTTGTAGGATTAGATCTTGCCCTACTTGCGAGCAatattttgggaaaaatttgGTAA
- a CDS encoding hypothetical protein (NECATOR_CHRIV.G17013.T1), translating into MGVLHTLDLENFKSYKGKQVIGPFKRFTAIIGPNGSGKSNLMDAISFVLGEKATSLRVKKLGDLIHGAPVGKPVSNRCSVTLNYKEDDGRMRSFTRSVTNAGSEFRVDGKVVTVQQYNHEMESIQIFIKAKNFLVYQGQIESIAMKNPKERTALFEEISRSCELQAEYDRLKVELQKAEDDAQQNMNKRRGIAQEKREAKLERDEAEKYQHMKDDLAAKQRLLYLLELFYCERHGKEAQDDLAQKKTQVEELEAKKSECDELVNEKQKLVKKAQRDTHKLEKEISDKEREIALQRPLYVQVKQEVLHVNTKLETSKKTLNAVQKLAEKNDEQVHVLENNAKELERKKAECEAELESQSQELDLHLNEQQINEYMLLKREVGKKSGLIDMQLNSKRQEQETDRSSKVNEERRMKTWQEKIKNKKQEIERLRKQIDYLTENAEQQKLVLHEEKAHLVTMEKQVKESKEKLEKVSAELSEVNKQLSDASGDSAESERVRRRNEAIENLKRVFPEKIHGRLVDLCQPSHKRFNLAVTKVLQKHMMSIVCDSEETARDAIMYLKEQRYPPETFLPHHGLDVHPINEKLRELSHPKGVKLVYDVIQCNHPAARKALQFACGNALICETAEDARTLAYGSAGGDRYKAVALDGTMFQQSGVIGGGSHELKMRAKKWDENALRQLRERRAQLQDESNTLHRTRRKELDVEMQRNKLTSVEYRLKNMQLERTKCETDTLNKLTFELESLESELSVIPPKIEEIEERMVEREREIKKLEGKSHAVADEVFGSFCKKVGIKNIREYEEREMRFHQERVDRMREFDNELDRVRNEIEYLRSEDKNKKVKQETDKVKHLEKELETLKKKEAKEGKVLTRLEKEMDDMKIAAMDRKTEQEAYEGELAAAKKEAQAAQRDVTSAEKAVLALESVVSRKHADRHALLKSAKINQIQIPLTSGSLAEVDAEDEEETDGSQPSNSNNLSQEQIERELMIKVNYRQLPESLKELKDEEEVKRHVDRMNKEINDAQATLSRLNAPNLKASQRMEEVKEREAETTEECEMARKKARKIRGYFEKVKTERYRKFMECFEPVSQKIDEIYKALSRNASAQAFLGADNMEEPYLEGIQYNCVAPGKRFRPMDNLSGGEKTVAALALLFAMHARNPSPFFVLDEIDAALDNTNIGKVSSFICESARNDMQIIIISLKEEFYNKADALIGIYPEAAACSTSGVLTFDLTPYKQTGLNETNTSMMETTVVNP; encoded by the exons ATGGGTGTGCTACACACGTTAGACTTGGAGAATTTCAAATCGTACAAGGGGAAACAAGTGATTGGTCCGTTCAAAAGATTCACAGCAATAATCGGCCCAAATGGATCAG GAAAGTCAAATCTTATGGACGCAATCAGTTTTGTGCTGGGAGAAAAAGCAACGAGTCTTCGTGTTAAAAAGTTGGGA GATCTCATTCATGGAGCACCTGTAGGAAAACCTGTGTCTAACCGTTGTTCTGTAACACTTAACTACAAGGAAGATGACGGTCGCATGCGATCTTTTACTCGTTCGGTTACTAACGCTGGTTCTGAATTTCGTGTAGACGGAAAG gttgtCACTGTTCAACAGTATAACCATGAAATGGAgtcaattcaaatttttatcaaGGCTAAAAACTTTCTCGTCTATCAG GGCCAAATAGAATCGATTGCGATGAAAAATCCCAAGGAGCGCACAGCGCTGttcgaagaaatttcaag ATCGTGTGAGCTACAAGCTGAGTATGATCGGTTGAAAGTAGAACTTCAAAAAGCTGAAGATGATGCTCAACAGAACATGAACAAGCGTAGAGGTATTGCacaagagaagagagaagCCAAACTTGAGAGAGATGAAGCCGAAAAGTACCAGCATATGAAAGACGACTTG GCTGCCAAACAAAGATTGCTGTATTTACTGGAATTGTTCTATTGTGAACGTCATGGGAAGGAAGCCCAAGATGATTTAGCCCAGAAGAAAACACAGGTTGAAGAACTTGAAGCTAAAAAG AGTGAGTGCGATGAACTGGTGAATGAGAAACAGAAATTAGTTAAGAAGGCACAACGTGATACTCATAAACTAGAGAAGGAAATCAGCGATAAG GAAAGAGAAATAGCTCTTCAACGTCCCTTGTATGTACAAGTAAAACAGGAAGTACTTCATGTAAATACAAAGTTGGAGACGAGCAAGAAAACGCTAAATGCTGTTCAGAAACTTGCAGAGAAAAATGATGAGCAAGTGCATGTACTGGAAAATAATGCCAA agaactagaaagaaagaaggcagAATGCGAAGCTGAGCTTGAATCTCAGAGTCAGGAGCTTGATTTGCACCTAAACGAGCAACAG ATCAATGAGTATATGCTATTGAAACGTGAGGTGGGGAAAAAATCTGGTCTCATCGATATGCAGCTCAATTCCAAGAGACAAGAGCAGGAGACAGATAGAAG TTCAAAAGTGAACGAAGAGCGTCGTATGAAAACATGGCAGGAGAAAATCAAGAACAAGAAACAGGAAATTGAGCGCCTAAGGAAGCAG ATTGATTATCTTACCGAAAACGCTGAGCAACAAAAGCTTGTACTTCATGAAGAGAAGGCGCATTTGGTGACTATGGAGAAGCAAGTCAAGGAAAGCAAGGAGAAGCTAGAAAAG GTGTCTGCTGAGCTATCCGAAGTCAATAAGCAGCTTTCTGACGCATCAGGTGACTCTGCAGAATCTGAGCGTGTGCGACGGCGTAACGAAGCAATTGAGAATCTCAAAAGAGTATTTCCGGAAAAG ATTCATGGACGTCTCGTGGATCTGTGTCAACCAAGTCACAAGCGATTCAACCTGGCTGTAACGAAAGTCTTACAAAAACATATGATGAGCATTGTTTGCGACTCAGAAGAAACTGCGAGGGATGCTATAATGTATTTAAAG GAGCAACGTTATCCCCCAGAAACGTTCCTACCTCATCACGGCCTTGATGTCCATCCAATCAACGAGAAATTGCGTGAATTGTCTCATCCAAAAGGAGTGAAATTGGTCTACGATGTTATCCAG TGTAATCATCCTGCTGCGAGAAAGGCTCTTCAATTCGCCTGTGGAAATGCACTTATTTGTGAAACAGCAGAGGATGCAAGAACCCTTGCTTACGGTAGTGCTGGAGGTGATAGGTACAAGGCAGTAGCGCTGGATGGAACGATGTTCCAGCAAAGTGGTGTCATCGGAGGTGGTAGTCATGAACTTAAAATGAGAGCTAAGAAATGGGACGAAAACGCGTTAAG GCAATTACGTGAGAGACGTGCTCAGCTACAGGACGAAAGCAACACTTTGCACAGGACAAGGCGAAAAGAGCTTGACGTAGAAATGCAGAG GAATAAGCTGACGTCTGTCGAGTACCGTCTCAAGAACATGCAGTTGGAAAGGACAAAATGTGAAACCGATACTCTCAACAAACTTACCTTTGAGCTAGAATCGTTGGAATCTGAGCTCAGTGTGATTCCA CCCAAAATCGAGGAAATTGAGGAGCGCATGGTAGAAAGGgaaagagaaatcaaaaagCTTGAAGGAAAGAGTCACGCTGTTGCAGATGAG GTGTTTGGTTCTTTCTGTAAGAAGGTAGGAATCAAGAATATTCGCGAATATgaggaaagagaaatgag GTTTCACCAAGAAAGAGTTGATCGTATGCGCGAGTTTGACAACGAGCTGGATCGCGTtcgtaatgaaattgaataTTTGCGCTCAgaggacaaaaataaaaaggttaAACAGGAGACGGACAAA GTAAAACACCTCGAAAAAGAATTGGAGAcgctaaagaaaaaagaagcgaaggaAGGGAAAGTGTTGACGCGTTTGGAGAAAGAGATGGACGACATGAAAATCGCTGCCATGGATAGGAAAACTGAGCAAGAAGCTTATGAAGGAGAACTTGCGGCTGCAAAGAAAGAGGCTCAG GCTGCGCAACGAGATGTCACCAGTGCTGAAAAAGCAGTGCTGGCACTCGAAAGTGTTGTCAGCAGAAAACATGCAGATAGGCATGCCCTGTTGAAATCGGCGAAGATCAACCAAATCCAGATTCCACTGACGTCGGGTAGCTTGGCAGAAGTGGACGCTGAGGATGAGGAAG AAACTGATGGTTCCCAACCATCAAACTCCAACAATCTCTCTCAAGAGCAAATTGAACGCGAATTAATGATCAAAGTGAACTACCGACAACTGCCTGAAAGCCTGAAGGAG CtcaaagatgaagaagaagttaaAAGACATGTTGACCGAATGAACAAGGAAATAAATGATGCTCAAGCGACCTTATCTCGATTAAATGCACCGAATTTGAAGGCTAGCCAACG GATGGAGGAGGTAAAAGAGCGTGAAGCGGAAACTACGGAAGAATGCGAAATGGCCCGCAAAAAGGCTCGAAAGATCCGTGGATACTTTGAGAAAGTGAAGACCGAACGTTACCGCAAATTTATGGAGTGCTTTGAACCAGTTAGTCAGAAAATTGACGAGATCTATAAG GCCCTTTCGCGAAATGCTAGTGCCCAAGCTTTTCTTGGTGCGGATAATATGGAAGAGCCTTATTTGGAGGGTATTCAG TACAACTGCGTGGCACCTGGAAAGCGATTCCGACCCATGGATAACCTTTCCGGAGGAGAGAAGACTGTAGCGGCTTTGGCTCTTCTTTTTGCGATGCACGCTCGCAATCCATCTCCGTTTTTTGTACTCGATGAAATTGACGCTGCTCTTGACAACACAAATATTGGAAAG GTTTCTTCCTTCATTTGTGAATCGGCGCGAAATGACATGCAGATCATCATCATTTCGTTGAAAGAAGAGTTCTACAACAAG GCTGATGCGCTAATTGGAATATATCCTGAGGCAGCAGCATGTTCAACCTCCGGTGTCCTCACGTTTGATTTAACACCGTACAAGCAGACTGGTTTGAATGAAACTAACACCAGCATGATGGAAACCACCGTAGTGAATCCGTAA
- a CDS encoding hypothetical protein (NECATOR_CHRIV.G17012.T1), giving the protein MMLRSRNNNSVNIINNQKPADVKRGKKQSIVTGEDPLEPKAKRPAFADLSRAISNVVIDSTKKLTKDGRRNCRRSKTHSENSLPPINESRDSEELKPIVEPDPCPAYDYDAESGPDIANVSEFAFDIFRYYKSREKQFHVPDYMSQHPNLSKQTRAVLADWMVEIQETFELNHETLYMSVKMVDMYLSKTKGVVKDDLQLLASAAIFIACKFEERSPPLIDDFMYVCEEVFNREQMIRMEMKVLDTLNYDIGFPLSYRYVRRYARVTKTDMPKLTLARYILETSLMFYEFVGVSESLMAAAAILLAFKMHDKDATWSPILQKYSGYKAEDVEPLMWELNHMLHKRRVMYDRLETVFSKYSHEVFFSVAAVPLVPDVYTMDRPVQAPPSS; this is encoded by the exons ATGATGCTTCGGAGCAGGAACAACAATAGTGTGAACATCATCAATAACCAGAAACCAG CGGATGTGAAACGCGGAAAGAAGCAGTCGATCGTTACCGGTGAAGACCCTCTCGAGCCGAAAGCTAAACGACCTGCGTTCGCTGACCTCAGCCGA GCCATTTCCAATGTGGTTATCGATTCGACGAAGAAGTTAACCAAAGATGGTCGTCGTAATTGTCGCCGCTCCAAAACTCACTCAGAGAACTCGTTGCCTCCGATCAATGAAAGCAGGGACAG cgaaGAACTGAAGCCTATTGTTGAACCAGATCCATGTCCGGCCTATGACTATGATGCTGAAAGTGGCCCAGATATCGCAAACGTCTCCGAGTTTGCTTTCGATATCTTCAGATACTACAAGTCTCGCGAG AAACAATTCCATGTTCCTGACTATATGTCGCAACATCCTAATCTCAGCAAACAGACTCGAGCAGTTCTCGCTGATTGGATGGTCGAA ATACAAGAAACGTTCGAACTCAATCATGAGACACTCTATATGTCAGTAAAAATGGTTGATATGTATCTTTCAAAGACCAAAGGAGTAGTAAAAGATGACCTGCAGTTACTGGCAAGTGCTGCTATCTTTATAGCGTGCAAATTTGAG gaGCGCAGCCCACCTCTTATCGACGATTTTATGTACGTCTGTGAAGAGGTGTTCAATCGTGAGCAAATGATTCGAATGGAAATGAAAGTTCTTGACACCTTAAACTATGACATCGGATTCCCTCTCAGTTATCGATACGTTAGACGTTACGCACGG gtGACGAAGACTGATATGCCAAAACTCACACTAGCGCGATATATTTTGGAAACGTCGCTGATGTTCTACGAGTTCGTTGGAGTGTCAGAATCCTTGATGGCAGCCGCCGCTATTCTACTTGCTTTCAAAATGCATGATAAGGACGCTACATG GAGTCCTATCTTGCAAAAATACTCGGGTTACAAGGCGGAAGATGTTGAACCGTTAATGTGGGAGTTGAACCATATGTTACACAAGCGTCGTGTTATGTACGATCGCCTGGAAACTGTGTTCTCAAAGTATAGTCATGA AGTGTTCTTCTCAGTAGCAGCGGTTCCTCTCGTGCCAGACGTTTATACAATGGACAGACCTGTTCAGGCTCCGCCATCATCATAA